In Sciurus carolinensis chromosome 4, mSciCar1.2, whole genome shotgun sequence, the sequence GGCTTCAGTCAATGGAAGAGGCCCTCAGAGTGCAAATGTGCATGGGGCTCTGATGCCCCCTGCCCTTTCCCATTATGAGAGGATGTTCCCATCCCAGAGTTCCTCTGCTGGTCACCAGTAACTGCTGAGTCTACCATGACCTGCAGATGGGACCCTCTGGCTTTAGTCTTGGTTCTTCAGAGGAACAAGCACATCCGGAGATCAAGAGGATGCTATCTTGGTGGGAGGCTGGGACACTGGAAGGACACTCTGTCTCCCCTTGACTGTGTATCCAGGTTCTTGTTTGGAAGAGACTTTCCACAGTGACCAAGAGCTGGCCTATATCCAGCAGGGAGAGGAAgccatgcagaaggccctgggcaTCCTCACTAACCAGGAGGGATGGAAGAATGAGAACCAGCAGGTAAGGGTGGCTTTGCAGTTCCTCATTGTTCTACTACCATCCGCAAGGCCAGCTGGGGCCACTGCTCCCAGGATTCCTGCCTCATGCAATAGTCACTGGGCAACAAGTGGTTTTGAGATCTCTCCTTTTCCAATAATATGTCCTCGGATAGCCCTCTCTCCTCACAatactcatcttttaaaaattttttttattgtagatggacagaatacttttcaaattttatttatttttatgtggtgctgaggctcgaacccagtgcctcacacatgccaggcaagtgctcttgccattgagctacagccccagccccaatacTCGTTTTTTTGAAACATTCTTCTTCTATTCTTAGCTACCCTCCAAATACATTATACACTTATTCAGAAAAGCAATGCAATGGGGACTTGCTGTACATTAGAGGACGTATCACCCAGCATCAGAATCTTTGATGTGAATGAACTTGCAGGGGTGATGTGGGCTGGACTAGCTGTCTGGAGTTCTCTGCTCTGAGCACTGCACCCTCACTGGGAGCCAATCAGTAACAAGGCTTGTGTTAAAGTCTAGTGGCTCTATCCCTAGAGATTCTGGTGGCTTTATTTTCAGCAAAAGCTTACATGTGGTCTATTACCCAAGGTTCAGGTGAAACCTCTCCTTGCTCATGTTCTCAGAATTATGTAAATAATAGGCTAATACAATGGGAGTCAAGAAACATGGGATCTACTGGACcgggtggcacatgtctgtaagaCCAGCAATtcaagaggccaaggcagagaggattgcaagtttgcgGCCAGTCTCACCAtgttagcaagaccctctctcaaaatgaaaaagattgagaatgtaactcagtggtaaagagcccctgggttcaatacccagtacaaaaaaaaaaaaaaaaaaaaaaaaaggaagaaaagaaaggaacctGGGGTCTGGGATCTAGGCCCAGCACTACTCTTAGCTAAGAGTCCACTGACCTCTGACCCCATATCCTTCTGGTGTGAAATGAGATACTTAACTAagtaatgaaaagctaactaCTACTGTTTCCATCAGGGTTGTAGATTCATATATTGGGAAGACACTGTCATTGTAAGGATTGAACCATTCAACAACTgaatttggttttaaatattttgagattcaCATCTCAGATATATAATTTACTATTTAACTATGGGCAACTTTCTTAATCtgttaattatacatattaatgcaACGTTTTGATGTTTTCATTGTATAATGATTAAACCAAGCTAacatatctaaaaaaatattgaactaaaaatctgaaaatcccaaacatatgtatacatatagcTGGTCATAGACTTTTCCCACTTCCAGGTTTCTTTCAGGATCTTTGAGCTTCTTGAGTCAAATTTGGGTCTTTTCCATTGGACCTAGACAACATtcacccaaattaaaaaaaaaaaaaaaaaaaggtcaaccAGTCACTGTGGTGCACTCCTGTatttccagcaactcaggaagctaaggcaggaggatcacaagtttgaggccagcctcagaaacttaacaagatcctgtctcaaaataataaagggaagtgggtgtagctcagtggtacagtcgctgggctcaattcccagtggCAAAAAAAGGTTGggcacaggcaggcaggcaggcaggctacCTCTTCCAGTCCTCAGCAGTTGTGTGCTTTGTTGAGTGGAACCAGTGATTATTTCTTTATCCTGGCCAGGTATCCTTGTGCTCAGCTTGGACTTCCTTTTGCTGACCCGCTTCCTACCTTGCCTGATATTATCTTCGACCTAGCCTCTACCCTCTGCCTCCTTTCTCTGGCAGGCAAATGGAGACAAAGTGTTGAGTAAGGTGGTTCCAGATGTAGGTAAGGTATTCCGGCTGGAGGTAGTGGTGGCCCAACCCATGGAGAGGCTCTATGAAGAGCTTGTGGAACGCATGGAGGCAATGGGAGAGTGGAACCCAAACGTCAAGGAGATCAAGGTGAGGGAAACCCAGGTGTGGGTGGCAGGGACTGAATAGGGCCTACTCTGAAAAGTGGACTAAAGAAGGGACCCCCAAACTGTGGGTGGTGCTTTGCCTCGGCTCTAGCTAATTAATGATTCTGGTTCCCTTATGGATTGGTAGGTCTTGCAGAAGATTGGAAAAGATACAGTCATCACCCATGAGttggcagcagaagcagcaggaaaCCTTGTGGGGCCCCGTGACTTTGTGAATGTGCGCTGTGCCAAACGCAGAGGTTCCACCTGTGTGCTGGCTGGCATAGCCACACACTTTGGGGAGATGCCTGAGCAGAA encodes:
- the Star gene encoding steroidogenic acute regulatory protein, mitochondrial; this encodes MLLATFKLCAGSSYRHMRNMKGLRHQAVLAIGQELNRRALGESTPSAWINQVRRRSSLLGSCLEETFHSDQELAYIQQGEEAMQKALGILTNQEGWKNENQQANGDKVLSKVVPDVGKVFRLEVVVAQPMERLYEELVERMEAMGEWNPNVKEIKVLQKIGKDTVITHELAAEAAGNLVGPRDFVNVRCAKRRGSTCVLAGIATHFGEMPEQKGVIRAEQGPTCMVLRPLAGSPSKTKLTWLLSVDLKGWLPKTIINQVLSQTQMDFAYHLRKRLESNPVSEAQR